A genomic segment from Actinoplanes sichuanensis encodes:
- a CDS encoding alpha/beta hydrolase family esterase, producing MFGRRVAIPAAVLMLLTVVAGQPASAAHRGVVDRPVPTTGCGTKAPAATTTQTVVSGGITRTYLLHLPSGYHRWTPTPVVLAFHGRTRTSEYQRELTRMDRLDAIVAYPQGTIGNDGEPSFQGAPYSSGVDDVLFTSDLLNQLQRRLCVDPARIYVSGKSNGGGFAGVLACRLSGRIAASAQVSGAFYPQGGVCEPRRPVPVLEIHGSADTTIPYDGSTAKSLPPIPTWLAGWASRNGCAATPVTSTPIATVTRYTWKHCAAAVEHLRIDGLGHDWPSTTPNLDSDVPSVLDATPIIWRFFRAHRLNGHHAR from the coding sequence ATGTTCGGACGAAGAGTCGCCATTCCGGCCGCCGTCCTGATGTTGCTGACCGTCGTCGCGGGTCAGCCCGCCTCGGCGGCGCACCGCGGTGTCGTCGACCGGCCGGTCCCGACCACCGGCTGCGGCACGAAGGCCCCGGCGGCCACGACCACCCAGACGGTGGTGAGTGGCGGCATCACCCGCACCTATCTGCTGCACCTCCCGTCCGGCTACCACAGGTGGACGCCGACCCCCGTCGTGCTGGCCTTCCACGGGCGCACCCGCACCAGCGAGTACCAGCGGGAACTGACCCGGATGGACCGGCTGGACGCGATCGTCGCCTACCCGCAGGGCACGATCGGCAACGACGGTGAGCCGTCGTTCCAGGGCGCGCCATACTCGTCGGGTGTGGACGATGTGCTTTTCACCAGCGACCTGTTGAACCAACTCCAGCGCCGGCTGTGTGTCGACCCGGCCCGGATCTACGTCTCCGGCAAGTCGAACGGCGGCGGCTTCGCGGGCGTGCTGGCCTGCCGCCTGTCCGGCCGGATCGCCGCGTCGGCGCAGGTCAGTGGCGCTTTCTATCCGCAGGGCGGTGTCTGCGAGCCACGCCGGCCGGTCCCGGTCCTGGAGATCCACGGTTCGGCCGACACCACGATCCCGTACGACGGCAGCACCGCGAAGAGCCTGCCCCCGATCCCGACCTGGCTGGCCGGCTGGGCGAGCCGCAACGGGTGCGCCGCCACCCCGGTGACCTCGACGCCGATCGCCACGGTGACCCGCTACACGTGGAAGCACTGCGCCGCGGCGGTGGAGCACCTCCGGATCGACGGCCTGGGCCACGACTGGCCGAGCACCACCCCGAACCTGGACTCGGACGTACCGAGCGTGCTCGACGCGACCCCGATCATCTGGCGCTTCTTCCGCGCTCACCGGCTGAACGGACACCACGCCCGCTGA
- a CDS encoding enoyl-CoA hydratase-related protein, whose product MPTLDRNEDVYVLDLGDTENRLHPDLIAAVNGLLDEVEKAPSPAALVTTATGKHYSLGLDLDWLVGHADQQGTYIASVQELLARLLTLPMVTVAAMPGHVFAGGAMVSLAHDLRIMRADRGFWCLPEADINLPFTPGMSALIQARLTPQTAHEAMVTARRYGGLEAAERHIIDQAVPAESVLSTAISLAQSQAGKAGPTLGTIKTRLYPDVLQHLRSNQL is encoded by the coding sequence ATGCCGACCCTGGACCGCAACGAGGACGTCTATGTCCTCGACCTCGGCGACACCGAGAACCGCCTGCACCCCGACCTGATCGCCGCCGTCAACGGCCTGCTCGACGAGGTCGAGAAGGCACCGTCCCCGGCCGCGCTCGTGACCACCGCCACCGGCAAGCACTACAGCCTGGGGCTCGACCTCGACTGGCTCGTCGGGCACGCCGATCAGCAGGGGACGTACATCGCCTCCGTACAGGAACTGCTCGCCCGCCTGTTGACGCTGCCCATGGTGACCGTCGCCGCCATGCCGGGCCACGTGTTCGCCGGAGGCGCCATGGTGTCGCTCGCCCACGACCTGCGGATCATGCGCGCCGACCGCGGCTTCTGGTGCCTGCCGGAAGCGGACATCAACCTGCCCTTCACCCCCGGCATGAGCGCGCTGATCCAGGCCCGGCTCACACCGCAGACCGCACATGAGGCGATGGTCACCGCCCGCCGTTACGGCGGCCTGGAAGCCGCCGAACGCCACATCATCGACCAGGCCGTCCCGGCCGAATCGGTCCTCTCCACCGCGATCTCCCTCGCTCAATCCCAGGCCGGCAAAGCCGGCCCGACGCTCGGCACGATCAAAACCCGCCTGTACCCCGACGTCCTGCAGCACCTCCGCTCAAACCAGCTTTAG
- the der gene encoding ribosome biogenesis GTPase Der, translating to MTELPAGLDLNDFEGGFDFSGPDSSDSSSEEFAGPVPVVAVVGRPNVGKSTLVNRIIGRRQAVVEDKPGVTRDRVPYDAQWSGRRFTVVDTGGWEPDAKDRAAAIAAQAEIAVQTADVVIFVVDVSVGATDVDEAAVKMLRRSHKPVILVANKADNQNLELEAVHLWSLGLGEPHPISALHGRGSGDLLDDILNALPPTPPVVEGGPRGPRRVALVGRPNVGKSSLLNRVAKEERAVVDSVAGTTVDPVDSLVEMDGEVWQFVDTAGLRKRVHQASGTEYYASLRTAGAVEAAEVAVVLLDSGEVISEQDQRVITQVIEAGRALVIAFNKWDLVDADRRFYLDKEIDRDLKRVTWAVRVNISAKTGRAVDKLAPAIRRALASWETRVPTGALNQWLTALTQATPHPVRGGRAPRVLFATQAGVAPPRFVLFTTGPFDAGYLRFIERKLREEFGFEGTPIEVSVKPRKKTGPGGRGKAHG from the coding sequence GTGACTGAACTTCCCGCCGGCCTCGATCTCAACGACTTCGAGGGCGGGTTCGACTTCTCCGGTCCCGACTCCTCCGACTCGTCCTCCGAGGAATTCGCCGGTCCCGTCCCGGTAGTAGCCGTCGTAGGACGGCCCAACGTCGGCAAGTCGACGCTGGTCAACCGCATCATCGGCCGCCGCCAGGCAGTCGTCGAGGACAAGCCGGGCGTGACCCGCGACCGTGTCCCCTACGACGCCCAGTGGAGCGGCCGCCGCTTCACCGTCGTCGACACCGGCGGCTGGGAACCTGACGCCAAGGACCGCGCCGCCGCCATCGCCGCGCAGGCCGAGATCGCCGTGCAGACCGCCGACGTGGTGATCTTCGTCGTCGACGTCTCGGTCGGCGCCACCGATGTCGACGAGGCCGCCGTCAAGATGCTCCGGCGTAGCCACAAGCCGGTGATCCTGGTCGCCAACAAGGCGGACAACCAGAATCTCGAGCTTGAGGCCGTACACCTGTGGTCGTTGGGTCTCGGTGAGCCGCACCCGATCTCCGCCCTGCACGGCCGCGGTTCCGGTGACCTGCTCGACGACATCCTGAACGCACTTCCGCCGACCCCGCCGGTGGTCGAGGGCGGCCCACGCGGCCCGCGCCGGGTGGCGCTGGTCGGCCGGCCGAACGTCGGCAAGTCCAGCCTCCTGAACCGGGTGGCCAAGGAGGAGCGCGCCGTCGTCGACTCGGTCGCCGGCACCACCGTCGACCCGGTCGACAGCCTGGTCGAGATGGACGGCGAGGTCTGGCAGTTCGTCGACACCGCCGGCCTGCGCAAGCGTGTCCACCAGGCGTCCGGCACCGAGTACTACGCGTCCCTGCGCACCGCCGGAGCGGTCGAGGCGGCCGAGGTGGCGGTCGTCCTGCTGGACTCCGGCGAGGTGATCAGCGAGCAGGATCAGCGCGTGATCACCCAGGTCATCGAGGCCGGCCGGGCCCTGGTGATCGCCTTCAACAAGTGGGACCTGGTCGACGCCGACCGCCGGTTCTACCTGGACAAGGAAATCGACCGCGACCTCAAGCGGGTGACCTGGGCGGTCCGGGTCAACATCTCGGCCAAGACCGGCCGCGCCGTCGACAAGCTGGCTCCCGCGATCCGGCGTGCGCTGGCCTCGTGGGAGACCCGTGTTCCGACCGGTGCGCTCAACCAGTGGCTGACCGCACTGACCCAGGCCACACCCCACCCGGTGCGCGGTGGGCGGGCTCCGCGGGTGCTCTTCGCGACCCAGGCCGGGGTTGCCCCGCCGCGGTTCGTGCTGTTCACGACGGGGCCGTTCGACGCCGGTTACCTGCGCTTCATCGAGCGCAAGCTGCGGGAGGAGTTCGGCTTCGAAGGCACCCCGATCGAGGTTTCGGTGAAGCCTCGGAAGAAGACGGGGCCGGGGGGTCGCGGAAAAGCCCACGGGTGA
- the cmk gene encoding (d)CMP kinase: protein MALQERPEKCVVAVDGPSGSGKSTVSRRLATAVDGVYLDTGAMYRAVTWAVLQGGADLADPDAIAKIALETELSIGTDPSAPHFAANGTNVDVAIRGPEVTGAVSAVAAVPAVRKHLVALQQAIIAGQPRIIVEGRDIASVVAPDADLKVYLTASAAARAARRSAEDATDVAATEADLARRDKLDSSRAVDPLKQASDAVEVDTTGMGIDDVVAHLLHLLNSKVSK from the coding sequence GTGGCACTTCAGGAACGGCCGGAGAAGTGCGTGGTGGCCGTCGACGGCCCCTCCGGTTCCGGCAAATCCACCGTGTCCCGACGCCTGGCCACCGCGGTCGACGGCGTCTACCTCGACACCGGGGCGATGTACCGGGCGGTCACCTGGGCCGTGCTCCAGGGCGGCGCCGACCTGGCCGACCCGGACGCGATCGCCAAGATCGCGCTGGAGACCGAGCTTTCGATCGGCACCGATCCGTCCGCGCCGCACTTCGCCGCCAACGGCACCAACGTCGACGTCGCGATCCGCGGTCCCGAGGTCACCGGCGCCGTCTCCGCGGTCGCCGCGGTCCCGGCCGTCCGCAAGCATCTGGTCGCCCTCCAGCAGGCCATCATCGCCGGCCAACCGCGCATCATCGTCGAGGGCCGCGACATCGCCTCCGTGGTCGCCCCCGACGCCGATCTCAAGGTCTACCTCACCGCGTCCGCCGCCGCCCGCGCCGCCCGGCGCAGCGCCGAGGACGCCACCGACGTCGCCGCCACCGAGGCCGACCTGGCCCGTCGCGACAAGCTCGACTCCAGCCGTGCCGTCGACCCCCTCAAGCAGGCGTCCGACGCCGTCGAGGTCGACACCACCGGCATGGGCATCGACGACGTCGTCGCCCACCTCCTGCATCTGCTGAACAGCAAGGTAAGTAAGTGA
- a CDS encoding DMT family transporter yields the protein MTPDSVRPSRAAITAATVTVVLWASAFVGIRAAAPHFSPGSLALGRLLAGAVTLLIFLAISRQGLPPRAAWPGIIISGVIWFGLYMVALNWGEQLVDAGTAAMLVNVGPAIMALLAGWLLHEGFPPRLLAGIVVSFIGTIVVGFSMSGGGRTSILGVVLCLVAAVTYAAGVVAQKPALKHATALQATTFGCVIGALACLPFAGRLISDVAAAPLSATLNVVYLGVFPTAIAFTTWAYALARTTAGKMGSTTYAVPAVVVLLSWLILGEVPGWLTLLGGALCLAGVAVSRSRPTPAPVTSR from the coding sequence ATGACCCCCGATTCGGTACGGCCATCGCGCGCCGCCATCACCGCGGCGACGGTCACGGTCGTCCTGTGGGCGTCCGCGTTCGTCGGTATCCGCGCCGCGGCCCCGCACTTCTCCCCGGGTTCGCTGGCGCTGGGGCGGCTGCTCGCCGGAGCCGTCACCCTGCTGATCTTCCTGGCGATCAGCCGGCAGGGCCTCCCGCCGCGCGCCGCCTGGCCGGGAATCATCATCTCCGGGGTGATCTGGTTCGGTCTCTACATGGTCGCCCTCAACTGGGGCGAACAGCTGGTGGACGCCGGCACCGCCGCGATGCTCGTCAACGTCGGCCCGGCGATCATGGCCCTGCTCGCCGGCTGGTTGCTGCACGAGGGCTTCCCGCCGCGCCTGCTCGCCGGAATCGTCGTCTCGTTCATCGGCACGATCGTGGTCGGCTTCTCGATGTCCGGCGGCGGCCGCACGTCGATCCTCGGCGTCGTGTTGTGTCTGGTGGCGGCGGTCACCTACGCCGCCGGAGTGGTCGCCCAGAAGCCCGCCCTGAAACACGCCACCGCCCTGCAGGCCACCACGTTCGGCTGTGTGATCGGCGCGCTCGCCTGCCTCCCGTTCGCCGGCCGGTTGATCTCGGACGTGGCCGCCGCCCCGCTGTCGGCCACCCTGAACGTCGTCTACCTGGGCGTCTTCCCGACCGCGATAGCGTTCACCACCTGGGCGTACGCGCTGGCCCGCACGACCGCCGGCAAGATGGGCTCCACGACATACGCGGTCCCGGCCGTAGTGGTCCTGCTGTCCTGGCTGATCCTGGGCGAGGTCCCCGGCTGGCTGACCCTGCTGGGCGGAGCCCTGTGCCTGGCCGGCGTGGCCGTCTCCCGCAGCCGCCCCACCCCCGCCCCGGTCACCTCCCGCTAG
- a CDS encoding LLM class flavin-dependent oxidoreductase, with protein MTTFALQAQPADAASWLALARRAEAAGFDTLQAADHPGSCAAPYVALAAAAAVTSRITLGAYVANAGIREPLLLAADIATLDVVSGGRARAGLGAGHTPAEWLAVGRERPDVQARVDRCLAVAAAVRALLDGETVTVHTPQLDVQDARLDKPRPVQDRVPLLLGTSNARMLRWAGAHADIIGMSGLGRTLADGHQHDVRWRPDQIDAQIEQVRQGVEGRDSPPPALEALVQVMTITDDAESVATPLASEFGMSVSDLLAAPYVLIGTAAEIRASIERHEKRWGITRYAVRTPAFEAVEALGLL; from the coding sequence GTGACCACGTTCGCGTTGCAGGCGCAGCCTGCCGATGCCGCCTCCTGGCTGGCGCTCGCCCGCCGCGCCGAAGCCGCCGGATTCGACACCCTGCAGGCCGCCGACCATCCCGGATCGTGCGCCGCCCCCTACGTCGCCCTCGCCGCGGCGGCCGCCGTGACCAGCCGCATCACCCTCGGCGCCTACGTCGCGAACGCCGGCATCCGCGAACCGCTCCTGCTCGCCGCCGACATCGCCACGCTCGACGTCGTCTCCGGCGGACGCGCCCGTGCCGGCCTCGGCGCCGGCCACACCCCCGCCGAATGGCTCGCCGTCGGCCGCGAACGCCCGGATGTCCAGGCCCGCGTCGACCGCTGCCTGGCCGTCGCCGCAGCGGTCCGCGCCCTGCTCGACGGCGAGACCGTCACCGTGCACACCCCGCAACTCGACGTCCAGGACGCGCGACTCGACAAACCACGGCCGGTCCAGGACCGGGTCCCGCTGCTGCTCGGCACGTCGAACGCCCGGATGCTGCGCTGGGCCGGCGCGCACGCCGACATCATCGGCATGTCCGGGCTCGGCCGCACCCTCGCCGACGGCCATCAGCACGACGTCCGCTGGCGCCCCGATCAGATCGACGCCCAGATCGAGCAGGTCCGGCAGGGTGTCGAGGGGCGTGACTCGCCGCCTCCGGCGCTGGAGGCGCTGGTCCAGGTCATGACCATCACCGACGATGCGGAATCGGTCGCGACTCCGCTCGCTTCTGAGTTCGGCATGTCCGTTTCTGATCTGCTGGCCGCCCCGTACGTCCTGATCGGTACCGCGGCCGAGATCCGGGCGAGTATCGAGCGTCACGAGAAGCGCTGGGGGATCACCCGCTACGCGGTCCGGACCCCCGCCTTCGAGGCCGTCGAAGCCCTCGGCCTGCTCTGA